The Bartonella sp. HY328 genome contains the following window.
ATAACCACGCGATCTTTTGCTTGAAGCCGTAAGTCACCTGTAGGTCTTATTATTTCATCTTTACGATAAATAGCACCAATTCGTAAACGATTTGATAGTGCTAATTCCTTAATCGTTTTGCCAACTAACGGAGATGTCTCTACAGCCTCTACTTCTAATAATTCGGCCTTGCCGTCGGAAATAGAGTGTACCGCCCTGATGCGTCCGCGTCTTACATGCTGTAAAACTTTTGATATGGTTGCATTACGAGGGTTGATATGGGCATCAATACCATCAGTTCGCGTAAATTCTTCATAAACAGGATCATTGATAAGAACCATATTGGCCGATGTGCCAAGACGTTTTGCCATCATCGCACTCAAAATATTGACTTGATCTTGATTGGTCAAAGTTACGATAAGATCTGCGGTTTCAGCTCCTGCTTCTTGCAAAAGCTCTTGATCCAATGCGCTGCCATGCAAAACAGGTGTTTTTTTCAATCTATCGGTGATGTACAGAGCGCGTTCTTTATCAAATTCAATCATTTTGACTTTGGCAGGATGGTTCTGCTTTTCTATTTCTTGTGCAACATAAAGACCAATATGGCCACCACCTGCAATAATTATGCGGCGCGCCTCTTGTTCTTCATGGCCAAACAGCGCCATAGTGCGGCGTACTTGCTTATCTGCAACCGCAACATAAACCACATCACCAGCATTTAATTCATCATCAGCTTGTGGAATGAATAATTTACCATTGCGTTTTGTACCAACGACCGTTGCTTGTAGGTCGGGAAATAAACTGCTTAACTGCCGTAGAGGCGTATTTACCAAAGGACAATCATCACTGCAGCTAATGGCAAGAAAAATAACTTTACCATCACAAATACTTAAAACATCAAGAGCGCCAGGCTCAGCAAGGCGCCGTAAAATAAGCTTTCCAACTTCAATTTCAGGGGAAATAACAACATCTATGGGAAGGTTTTCGCGCGAAAAAAGATCTTGATAGCGCGGATCAAGATAGGCTTGGGAACGAACGCGGGCAAATTTTGTTGGTACGGCAAAAAGGGAATGGGCTACTTGGCAAGCAACCATATTAATCTCATCGTGGAGGGTAACGGCAATTAGCATATCCGCTTCATCAGCACCTGCGGCAGCTAGCATATCAGGATGAGAACCATGGCCGACAAGTCCGCGCACATCTAGTTCGTCTCTTATTGTAAAAATAAGATCGGGGGAAATGTCAATAACTGTCACATCGTTTTGCTCTGCTGCCAAGCGTTCGGCAATGCCATAGCCCACTTGGCCTGCACCACAAATAATAACCCGCATATTTTAATATACCCCTAGAGACTTTAATTTTCGATGCAAAGCCGAGCGTTCCATACCGACAAATTCTGCTGTGCGCGAAATATTACCACCAAAACGGTTTATTTGGGCAACAAGATATTGCTTCTCAAATAGTTCGCGCGCTTCACGCAATGGAAGAGCCATAATATGCTGGTCATTATCGGTCGGGACGCGGGGTAGGGAATCGCCAATTTCTGCAGGTAAGTGTTCAGCCGTAATCGGTTCTTCATTATTATCATCGCGGGTTAAAATCAGAAGCCGCTCTACATTGTTGCGCAATTGCCGCACATTGCCAGGCCAACTATGCGCCTGTAAAACCGCCATAGCATCTTCACTAATAACGCGTGGTCGGATTCCTGTTTGGCTAGCAATTTGCTTGACGAAAAAGTCAACAAGGGTAGGGATATCCTCTCTGTGGCGTGATAACGAGGGAACAGACAAGGGAACGACTGCTAGACGGTGGAAAAGATCTTCGCGAAATAAGCCTTCAGCAATCAGTCCTTCAAGATTTTGTGCGGTTGATGAAATAATCCGCACATCAACTTTGACCCGTTTATTACCACCCACTCGCTCAAATTTTTGCTCGGTTAAAACACGCAAAATTTTATTTTGTGTTTCGCGCGGCATATCGGCTACTTCATCGAGGTATAAGATACCACCATGAGCTTCTTCTAAAGCACCGATTTTGCGTTCGCCACCGTCCATTTCGGTACCAAATAGCTCAATTTCCATGCGCTCTGGTGTAATTGTCGCCGCATTTAAGGTGACAAAGGGACCGTTAGCGCGTGTCGATAGCGCATGAATCATCCGTGCTGCCATCTCTTTACCAGAGCCGGAAGGGCCCGTTATCATGATGCGACTATTGGTTGGGGCGATTTTTTCAATGGTTTGCCGCAATTGGTTAATAACTAAAGAATTTCCAAGGAGTTCTGGTGTATCGGTTACTTTTTTGCGTAGTTCTGTAACTTCACGCTTTAATTTTGATGTTTCAAGAGCTCTTTCTGCGACTAAAACTAGTCGGTCAGCTTTGAAGGGCTTTTCAATGAAATCATAAGCGCCACGTTTGATTGCTGAAACCGCTGTTTCAATATTGCCATGGCCAGAAATCATTACGATGGGAAGGTTTGGATATTGTCTCTTAATCTCATCAAGCAAAGAAAGGCCATCAAGACGGCTTCCTTGCAACCATATATCAAGAAAAATCAGGCGGGGAACGCGCTCATTAATAGCGGCCAATGCCTGATCTGCATCGCCTGCCATACGTGTCTCATGCCCTTCATCTTCTAAAATGCCAGCAACGAGTTCTCGAATGTCCATTTCATCATCGATTACAAGAATATCAGATGCCATTATTTTAAACCTTCTTCTTTAGAAGACATGTCTATGTCTATATTTTTATAGTTATTTTCTATTTTAGGAAAAATAAAGCGGATCATTGCGCCAATGCCATCATAAAAATCGCTAGGTGCATCATGCAATTCCATATAGCCACCATGTTCTTCAACGATTTTTCGCACAATTGCAAGACCAAGACCAGTGCCTTTTTCCCGTGTTGTCATATAAGGTTCTAGAAGTTTTTGCCGGTCATCTTTTGGTAGCCCTTTACCATTATCAATAATATCAACATAGATAGTACCATTTTTATCATAAGACCGCACGAATATATGACCATGAAAATCGTCGCGTCCCGAAACAGCATCAATCGCTTCGCTGGCATTTTTAATAACATTACCAAAAGCCTGCCCGATAAGGCGATTATCGAAACTGCCAATGAGAGGTTCTTCACCAAAATCCCGTTCGAATTTAATTTCATGGCGTGAAACTTCAACGAGGAAGCTAGCTTCACGCAAGGCATTACGTAAATCTGTGGTTGCCATGACCGGTTTGGGCATGCGTGCAAATGAAGCGAATTCATCGACCATGCGTCCAATATCACCAACTTGTCTTATAATTGTATCAACACATTGATCAAAAACTTCGCGGTCACTTGTGATAACTTTGCCGTAACGACGGCGGATTCGCTCGGCAGAAAGCTGGATTGGCGTTAATGGGTTTTTAATTTCATGGGCAATACGGCGGGCAACATCAGCCCAAGCTGATGATCGTTGCGCGTCGATCAGGTCGGTGATGTCATCAATTGTTACCACCCATGAATGTGCTTCGTTTTTTGAATCTTCCATTGTGGTTTGAACGCTAAACACACGTGCCCGACCATGATGAGTGATCGATATTTGTTCGCGATGAATTTTTTTAGCTGAAGAGCGCGCGACTTCAAAAACGCGGCCAATTTCGCAATGCACTGAAATGAGGCTGCGTCCAATAACTTCTTCTGGCTTGAATTCAAGCATTGTCTCGGCAGACTTGTTAATAATGGTAATGTCAGCGTGATCGTCAACACCGATAACAGCGGCACTTACTCCCGATAAAACTGTTTCTGAAAAGCGGCGCCGCTCATCAATTTGATCTTTGGCTGAAATTAACAAATTTTGTTGATTTTTAAGCTCAGCCACCATGTAATTAAAGGTCTTAGATAATTGACCAACATCGCCATCGCGTGCCCTTACTGGAACGAGAACATTCATATTGCCTGATGCAACATCATCTGCCGCACCAATTAATAGGCGGATAGGCAGAACGAGCTTATCAGCCACAGCAATTGCTGTCCAAATTGCCGATAAAAGCATGATGAGGAAAAGGCAAAAATAAAGAACAGCAAAAGCAATTTGCATGGTGACACGATTTGCTTCCATGTCGCGATAGCGGTTGGTATTATCTTCAGTTAAGCGAAACGCGTCCAAAACACGCGGATCAACTTGGCCGACCACATATAACCAAGCATTATCGATATTTTGCATCTTTAGGATAACGCCAAAATAATCATATTGACCCGGTCTAAAAGCAACAGGCTTGTCACTTTGAGCTTCTTCAATCCATTCTTTACGGGGGATGGGTAAATCTAAACCCTCAGCTTGATCACTTTGGACGATAATTGATCTATCTTCGCGTAGCAAAAAAGCGCCACTTAGATTTCGTCCGGTTACCTGCAAGGACAGTTGTCGTTTATATTCAACTGGATTTAAGTTTAATAATTGGCGGTTATCCAATTGTTGTGCCATAGTATAAGAGGCCGCTTGCAGCGAGTTTAGTGTCGCGCTTTCATATGCATTTGCAAAATTAACCGATGAATCAACAATTTGGCGGGTGTTCACATCAAACCAGCGGTCTAGCCCTAAATTAAGTGTAACAAGTGCGATGACCGCAATAACTAAAGCTGGAAGAGCGGCGACCAATGAAAAAAGCGCTATGATGCGAACATGCAGTTTTGATGCCGCCCGCCGTGCGCGCCATGCTTTAATGATTGGATAAAGCTCATGAATGATGACCGCAATCAAACAGATAATCATTGCCACATTGGTAAAAATTAACACTATTGTGACCGGACGGTCAGGGGGGATAGGCGTCAATCCAATAAGAATGAGAAACGATATTGCAGCTGTTAATAACGCAAGGACGATTATTGAAAGACCAAAAGCTGCACGCCGCTTTTTTAAAGCCTTTCCTTGAAGACGTTCTTCTTCAGTCAATCGGGGCGCTTTAAAACCTTTCATTGGATGGCCTTGCTTTTATTCTTTTTTACCAATGAATTGGTCATGATCTACCTTTTAAATATAAGGATCTAATGATAATTAAATTTTTGAATCTATAAGTTATTTTCAATTTAGTTAAGCTAATAAAAATGAATAAGGTCGAATAATGTTTGTGTTTAAAACGTTTTTCTAAGTTTGACTTAGCTTGAAAAAATTAATCGAGAATCTTAATAATTTAAAGCTTACAGGATTTCAGTGGTAATATTGCAACATTTTGTGTCGAAATTGCAACAAAGATGCATAAATGTGATAAAAATATGAAAAAAAATTAATCTGACTTTTTACAGTCATGTTCCTAAGACATAGAAAGCAAAATTTAGACAGTAAAGTTTTTTAGGAAAGATATTTGGTTTTATAATATTGTAAGCTTGAT
Protein-coding sequences here:
- the trkA gene encoding Trk system potassium transporter TrkA translates to MRVIICGAGQVGYGIAERLAAEQNDVTVIDISPDLIFTIRDELDVRGLVGHGSHPDMLAAAGADEADMLIAVTLHDEINMVACQVAHSLFAVPTKFARVRSQAYLDPRYQDLFSRENLPIDVVISPEIEVGKLILRRLAEPGALDVLSICDGKVIFLAISCSDDCPLVNTPLRQLSSLFPDLQATVVGTKRNGKLFIPQADDELNAGDVVYVAVADKQVRRTMALFGHEEQEARRIIIAGGGHIGLYVAQEIEKQNHPAKVKMIEFDKERALYITDRLKKTPVLHGSALDQELLQEAGAETADLIVTLTNQDQVNILSAMMAKRLGTSANMVLINDPVYEEFTRTDGIDAHINPRNATISKVLQHVRRGRIRAVHSISDGKAELLEVEAVETSPLVGKTIKELALSNRLRIGAIYRKDEIIRPTGDLRLQAKDRVVIFALADAVKEVEQMFRVSFEFF
- a CDS encoding sigma-54-dependent transcriptional regulator, encoding MASDILVIDDEMDIRELVAGILEDEGHETRMAGDADQALAAINERVPRLIFLDIWLQGSRLDGLSLLDEIKRQYPNLPIVMISGHGNIETAVSAIKRGAYDFIEKPFKADRLVLVAERALETSKLKREVTELRKKVTDTPELLGNSLVINQLRQTIEKIAPTNSRIMITGPSGSGKEMAARMIHALSTRANGPFVTLNAATITPERMEIELFGTEMDGGERKIGALEEAHGGILYLDEVADMPRETQNKILRVLTEQKFERVGGNKRVKVDVRIISSTAQNLEGLIAEGLFREDLFHRLAVVPLSVPSLSRHREDIPTLVDFFVKQIASQTGIRPRVISEDAMAVLQAHSWPGNVRQLRNNVERLLILTRDDNNEEPITAEHLPAEIGDSLPRVPTDNDQHIMALPLREARELFEKQYLVAQINRFGGNISRTAEFVGMERSALHRKLKSLGVY
- a CDS encoding sensor histidine kinase NtrY-like produces the protein MKGFKAPRLTEEERLQGKALKKRRAAFGLSIIVLALLTAAISFLILIGLTPIPPDRPVTIVLIFTNVAMIICLIAVIIHELYPIIKAWRARRAASKLHVRIIALFSLVAALPALVIAVIALVTLNLGLDRWFDVNTRQIVDSSVNFANAYESATLNSLQAASYTMAQQLDNRQLLNLNPVEYKRQLSLQVTGRNLSGAFLLREDRSIIVQSDQAEGLDLPIPRKEWIEEAQSDKPVAFRPGQYDYFGVILKMQNIDNAWLYVVGQVDPRVLDAFRLTEDNTNRYRDMEANRVTMQIAFAVLYFCLFLIMLLSAIWTAIAVADKLVLPIRLLIGAADDVASGNMNVLVPVRARDGDVGQLSKTFNYMVAELKNQQNLLISAKDQIDERRRFSETVLSGVSAAVIGVDDHADITIINKSAETMLEFKPEEVIGRSLISVHCEIGRVFEVARSSAKKIHREQISITHHGRARVFSVQTTMEDSKNEAHSWVVTIDDITDLIDAQRSSAWADVARRIAHEIKNPLTPIQLSAERIRRRYGKVITSDREVFDQCVDTIIRQVGDIGRMVDEFASFARMPKPVMATTDLRNALREASFLVEVSRHEIKFERDFGEEPLIGSFDNRLIGQAFGNVIKNASEAIDAVSGRDDFHGHIFVRSYDKNGTIYVDIIDNGKGLPKDDRQKLLEPYMTTREKGTGLGLAIVRKIVEEHGGYMELHDAPSDFYDGIGAMIRFIFPKIENNYKNIDIDMSSKEEGLK